A region of Cellulophaga sp. RHA19 DNA encodes the following proteins:
- a CDS encoding DUF58 domain-containing protein, with translation MNIKDNLNAQPLLNLELLAKQVVEGFISGIHKSPFHGFSAEFAEHKIYNKGESTKHIDWKLFAKTDKLYTKRYEEETNLRCHMILDSSASMYYPEVKKLSVTNLNKIGFGVLAIAGLMNILKKQRDAVGLSIYSDAYNFYSSEKSSERHHQMLLAKLSEVVTDKNPAQKTKTYTYLHQIAEKMHKRSLVFLFTDMFQTEEEDEKLFDALQHLKYNKHEVVLFHLLDKEKELFFNFDDAPKRFVDVETNQHIDLYAENVKEAYQKELTSYLSDIKLKCAQYKIKYVAVDIAENFASVFNTYMVERQKF, from the coding sequence ATGAACATTAAGGACAATTTAAATGCGCAACCGTTATTAAACTTAGAGCTTTTAGCCAAGCAGGTAGTAGAAGGTTTTATTAGCGGAATACATAAGAGTCCGTTTCACGGGTTTTCTGCAGAATTTGCAGAGCACAAAATTTACAATAAAGGAGAAAGCACAAAACATATAGACTGGAAACTTTTTGCAAAAACAGATAAGTTATACACTAAAAGATATGAGGAAGAAACCAATTTAAGGTGTCATATGATTTTAGACAGTTCTGCATCTATGTATTATCCTGAAGTAAAAAAACTAAGTGTAACCAACCTTAATAAAATAGGATTTGGTGTTTTGGCTATTGCAGGCTTAATGAATATTTTAAAAAAACAGAGAGACGCAGTTGGTTTAAGTATTTATTCTGATGCTTATAATTTTTATTCCTCTGAAAAAAGTAGTGAACGTCACCACCAAATGCTTTTAGCAAAGTTGAGTGAAGTAGTAACTGATAAAAATCCGGCTCAGAAAACAAAAACATATACCTATTTGCACCAAATAGCAGAAAAAATGCACAAACGTAGTCTGGTGTTTCTTTTTACAGATATGTTTCAGACCGAAGAAGAGGACGAAAAATTGTTTGATGCACTGCAACATTTAAAATATAATAAACATGAAGTTGTACTTTTTCACCTGCTAGATAAAGAAAAAGAACTTTTTTTTAATTTTGATGATGCACCTAAGCGTTTTGTAGATGTAGAGACCAACCAGCACATAGATTTGTATGCAGAAAATGTAAAAGAAGCATACCAAAAAGAGCTAACTTCCTATCTGTCAGATATCAAATTAAAATGCGCTCAATACAAGATAAAATATGTGGCTGTTGATATTGCAGAAAATTTTGCCTCAGTTTTTAACACGTATATGGTAGAGCGACAAAAATTTTAA